In Methanosarcina siciliae T4/M, one genomic interval encodes:
- a CDS encoding radical SAM protein — protein MQCNICEVRCEIGGCSMGRCGAYVCTGDNIAQCPGMGYLGAYPTSIEAVPLLHYYPSGKFLQVFSTGCNFQCSGCMARVLASSRPLNQLALTPSQLVEKALQQNCLGVVSTMNEPAANYYLFRNLAVQAKERGLLSGCSTNCYFTEETLEELGQLVDFMNVGIKGYSDRSYMNCGVPSSAPVFRNLSKLFDMGVHVETSIVYSRGNEEEMIKVAEAVAEISPTIPLQVMRFLPFGYAPMELEPSIGEAEKLCSSLRKHVDYVYLFNSPGTELLDTYCSECGSPLIEREFQEFMGSRFVKVSSKCGCGNSIPVKGTTANESFIETGLMDGHRLVQAFRMVHAVLTCLDIRDDKLVDFWMDDKLMDVWREVSDTRTLMHIHKMTQQPHSYLDFIELIAKKANVPKKGGKLISFIRSRLEIVQNIAAEDNGCKAYYCMGSPLFALNAERMENNLVTFSGGVSINKQLQKRGKPGVNVSPSFINEHNPEAIFISGFLSRPLNEFYDLCQKYGINADAVKHRQIYAVPPTWDFGNPRWILGLLYITDKLHPGKLEIDLKKEADEFYMKFYGMRFKEATPNRSFHRPSSGIWPRHTIRHTRV, from the coding sequence ATGCAATGCAATATATGTGAAGTCAGGTGCGAAATCGGAGGATGTAGCATGGGCAGATGTGGAGCTTATGTGTGTACAGGCGACAATATTGCCCAGTGTCCCGGAATGGGGTACCTTGGGGCATATCCGACTTCAATAGAAGCAGTTCCTTTGCTTCATTATTATCCTTCAGGCAAATTCCTTCAGGTTTTCAGTACGGGCTGTAATTTCCAATGTTCCGGCTGCATGGCCAGGGTGCTGGCTTCAAGCAGACCCCTTAACCAGCTGGCCCTCACCCCATCTCAACTAGTGGAAAAAGCCCTGCAGCAGAATTGCCTTGGTGTGGTTTCCACAATGAATGAACCTGCTGCAAATTATTATCTCTTCAGGAACCTTGCGGTGCAGGCAAAAGAACGGGGTTTGCTCTCAGGCTGTTCAACCAATTGTTATTTCACAGAAGAAACTTTGGAAGAGCTTGGACAGCTTGTAGATTTCATGAACGTGGGAATTAAAGGATACTCTGACAGGAGCTACATGAATTGTGGAGTTCCTTCGTCAGCCCCGGTTTTCCGCAACCTTTCAAAGCTCTTCGACATGGGAGTACACGTCGAAACTTCAATCGTTTATTCCAGGGGAAATGAGGAAGAGATGATAAAAGTTGCAGAAGCAGTGGCTGAAATCTCCCCCACAATTCCCTTGCAGGTCATGAGATTTCTTCCTTTCGGCTATGCTCCTATGGAACTTGAACCTTCAATAGGAGAAGCGGAAAAACTGTGTTCTTCCCTGCGGAAGCATGTGGATTATGTCTACCTCTTCAATTCCCCGGGTACGGAATTATTGGACACTTATTGTTCCGAATGTGGCAGTCCGTTAATAGAGAGGGAATTCCAGGAATTTATGGGTTCCAGGTTTGTAAAGGTGAGTTCTAAGTGTGGTTGTGGTAACAGCATTCCGGTTAAAGGGACAACTGCCAATGAAAGTTTCATTGAGACGGGCTTGATGGACGGTCACAGATTAGTCCAGGCTTTCCGTATGGTCCACGCAGTGCTTACGTGCCTGGATATACGGGACGATAAGTTAGTGGATTTCTGGATGGATGATAAATTAATGGATGTCTGGAGGGAAGTTTCCGATACCAGAACCCTCATGCACATACATAAAATGACACAGCAGCCACATTCTTATCTGGATTTCATAGAACTTATCGCTAAAAAAGCCAACGTACCAAAAAAAGGAGGAAAACTTATCTCTTTCATTCGCAGTCGCCTTGAAATTGTCCAGAATATTGCAGCAGAAGATAACGGTTGTAAAGCTTATTATTGCATGGGTTCTCCCCTCTTTGCCCTGAACGCCGAGAGGATGGAGAACAACCTGGTAACGTTTTCCGGAGGTGTTAGTATTAATAAACAGCTTCAAAAGAGAGGTAAACCGGGTGTGAATGTTTCTCCTTCATTTATCAATGAGCACAATCCGGAAGCTATTTTCATATCCGGTTTCCTTTCTCGTCCCCTCAATGAGTTTTATGACCTGTGCCAGAAATATGGAATAAATGCAGATGCAGTAAAGCATCGGCAGATTTATGCCGTCCCACCTACCTGGGATTTTGGGAATCCTCGCTGGATACTGGGTCTTTTATATATAACTGACAAGCTACATCCCGGAAAACTTGAAATTGACCTGAAAAAGGAGGCAGATGAATTTTACATGAAGTTTTACGGTATGCGGTTTAAGGAAGCCACTCCTAACAGGTCTTTTCATAGGCCCTCTTCTGGTATCTGGCCTCGGCACACGATAAGGCATACTCGTGTCTGA
- a CDS encoding iron ABC transporter substrate-binding protein — protein MQITDMLGRQLTVPAEISSTIGTSSPSTILVYMLAPDKLAGWNSKQNLTQPCMDENYSNLPVIGNWLGSKTGNYETIIEMHPDIVIESTSTDGQVNEAIERRQESLGSIPVVAINDSILFVTQSDPTIEYTGKLLDCEARAEKLIEFRSSILNEINSTVKDTPDDEKVRVYYAEGPKGLMTDPSGSPHSQLIDICGGLNVADCPLKSGSGMTQVSIEQVMDWNPEVIITSNPQFYASVYSDSLWENVDAVRNKRVYLAPQNPFCWIDRPQGPHLIIGTAWTAKMLYPDLFADMDLSGLTREFYSEFFHYELTDKELDMLLNPAAEA, from the coding sequence GTGCAGATCACCGATATGCTGGGCAGGCAGTTAACCGTACCTGCGGAAATATCTTCGACTATAGGCACTTCTTCGCCTTCCACTATCCTTGTGTATATGCTCGCCCCGGATAAACTTGCGGGCTGGAACTCCAAACAAAATCTCACCCAACCCTGCATGGATGAAAATTACTCAAATCTGCCTGTAATAGGAAACTGGTTAGGATCAAAAACCGGAAATTATGAAACCATTATTGAAATGCATCCTGACATTGTTATTGAAAGCACCTCCACGGACGGTCAAGTCAATGAAGCCATAGAACGCAGGCAGGAAAGTCTCGGCAGCATCCCGGTGGTGGCTATTAATGATTCTATTCTCTTTGTGACGCAATCCGACCCCACTATCGAATATACGGGCAAGCTGCTTGACTGTGAAGCCAGGGCAGAGAAACTGATCGAGTTCCGCAGTTCAATCCTCAACGAGATCAACAGCACTGTTAAAGATACTCCCGATGATGAAAAAGTACGGGTTTACTATGCCGAAGGCCCGAAAGGCCTGATGACCGACCCTTCAGGTTCCCCCCACTCCCAGCTCATTGATATCTGCGGGGGCCTCAACGTTGCCGACTGCCCCCTCAAATCAGGAAGCGGCATGACCCAGGTTTCAATAGAACAGGTCATGGACTGGAACCCCGAGGTAATCATCACTTCCAATCCGCAGTTCTACGCATCCGTATATTCTGACTCCCTATGGGAAAATGTGGATGCTGTCCGGAACAAACGGGTATACCTTGCCCCTCAGAATCCTTTCTGCTGGATCGATAGGCCCCAGGGTCCTCACCTCATAATAGGGACTGCCTGGACTGCAAAAATGCTGTATCCGGACCTTTTTGCAGATATGGACCTCTCCGGGCTGACCCGTGAGTTCTATTCGGAATTCTTCCACTACGAGCTTACGGATAAAGAACTGGATATGCTCCTTAACCCTGCAGCAGAGGCCTGA
- a CDS encoding pyridoxamine 5'-phosphate oxidase family protein, which yields MDQLKKRPTSVIFPYVVPMNYVWHNGSVYFHGMGSGKKEDLLSQNPPVCFTIYREQGTVTDPVPCHVDTSYMSVMIFGKAEKMSDREEAAEVLQKLVDKYMPKYYSNPLSSTFIERYKSSLDGNAVSVYRITPQGMIAKEN from the coding sequence ATGGATCAGCTAAAAAAACGCCCCACAAGTGTTATTTTTCCATATGTTGTTCCGATGAACTATGTATGGCACAACGGTTCTGTTTATTTTCATGGCATGGGTTCGGGTAAAAAAGAAGATCTTCTTTCCCAAAATCCACCTGTTTGTTTCACAATATATAGGGAACAGGGTACAGTGACAGATCCGGTTCCCTGCCATGTTGATACTTCATACATGAGCGTAATGATTTTTGGAAAAGCTGAAAAGATGAGTGACAGGGAAGAAGCTGCTGAAGTCCTCCAGAAACTGGTTGACAAATATATGCCGAAGTACTACAGTAACCCCTTAAGCAGCACCTTTATTGAGAGGTATAAATCTTCACTTGATGGGAATGCAGTTTCGGTTTATCGGATAACGCCACAGGGAATGATAGCCAAAGAAAATTAG